A section of the Saccharomyces paradoxus strain CBS432 chromosome XII sequence genome encodes:
- the TSR2 gene encoding Tsr2p (Protein with a potential role in pre-rRNA processing~similar to YLR435W), which translates to MSTQYIDETAFVQAEQGRTNLMFPNEKQQARFELGVSMMIYRWDALDVAVENNWGGPDSAEKRDWITGIVVGLFKNEKVVDVALIEETLLYAMVDEFETNVEDDSALPIAVEVINIYNDCFNFNYNKVEKLYLEWQEKQKTKKLKRVVHIEGDDDDDDDGEEWDDEDEDEEMDEIVPDLVSSKPEPIVDDDGFELVQPKGRRKH; encoded by the coding sequence ATGAGCACACAATATATCGATGAGACAGCATTCGTTCAGGCTGAACAGGGTAGAACCAATTTAATGTTCCCCAATGAAAAGCAACAGGCTCGATTTGAACTAGGTGTTTCCATGATGATTTATAGGTGGGATGCCTTGGATGTTGCCGTAGAGAACAATTGGGGCGGTCCAGACTCGGCTGAGAAGAGAGACTGGATTACGGGAATTGTTGTGGGCCTTTTcaagaatgaaaaagtgGTTGACGTTGCTTTGATTGAGGAAACGTTACTTTATGCAATGgttgatgaatttgaaactaATGTAGAAGACGACTCGGCTTTACCGATTGCCGTGGAGGTTATTAACATATACAACGATTGTTTCAACTTCAATTATAATAAGGTAGAAAAGCTGTATTTGGAATGGCAAGAAAAgcagaaaacaaagaaattaaaaagagTTGTACATATTGAGggtgatgatgacgatgatgatgatggaGAGGAGTGGGATGAcgaggatgaagatgaagagatGGATGAAATTGTGCCAGACTTGGTATCATCTAAACCTGAACCAATTGTTGACGACGATGGCTTTGAATTGGTTCAACCAAagggaagaagaaagcACTAG
- the LSM3 gene encoding U4/U6-U5 snRNP complex subunit LSM3 (similar to YLR438C) translates to MDTPLDLLKLNLDERVYIKLRGARTLVGTLQAFDSHCNIVLSDAVETIYQLNNEELSESERRCEMVFIRGDTVTLISTPNEDDDGAVEI, encoded by the coding sequence ATGGATACGCCTTTGGATTTACTGAAACTGAACCTCGACGAGAGGGTGTATATCAAGCTACGCGGGGCCAGGACCCTGGTGGGAACGCTACAAGCGTTCGACTCGCACTGCAATATCGTGCTGAGTGATGCAGTAGAAACCATATACCAATTGAACAACGAAGAGTTGAGTGAGTCCGAAAGACGATGCGAGATGGTATTCATCAGAGGAGACACAGTGACTCTGATCAGCACGCCCAACGAGGATGACGATGGTGCGGTGGAGATATAA
- the ECM30 gene encoding Ecm30p (similar to YLR436C), which produces MGNTDSKSSSILLNHCIALVRPEDADASSPSPTSSPPPSLSASADPLSLNLSIFKLEAGPEIEALFGDNPDVPLDTVFNDFYLDFISVDVQDFSINSSFKKILHIIANLNPPNFNNLIVFLSLYIILSANSFPASRTGLPSSRLINAIKTLSILIPIYFDRIKSSTQDHYDIFWATQHEIEGLPLQNIPLGERLLLAILKLAFQENFTTAVTAHPSELWEIGILTNSNKYHSLLNIHHQWHLFANRLLLLRLLSALFSSDLYTSGNKQDINMFLVYWCTQMPKDKTIQFASSLLNCTMRFVLNNNKDFQSLKTNFFSSDATANNWQTLYFQFVQSCLHVLNLSMSYKAQDNVITIFLTQLQREYDLKLILSSFIKIFKYPIDLAIEQESNIFNFTNNKPVDASRRRAVSTSAHDSSTSPHASLPNSSSAAYHTKSQTKAQLPDIHPLLIPMTILMTNLIDCNKCFQNYFADKFANRFIIFSIYYLKYYDYSSLSSSSSTIRSNSSTTSNGASKDTSDERSIVELNENSVSQILLPLLDHLLLILTSKKLVLFKMLQTFNLNYYTNNLPNFYKLSNINGDINNLTFRDFTIIQLSNLILDNIKLNLQPNPIFYELIYNLLPINDEILTSSHKNDDSHDDLILLSAKKKSASPSATASSHTSSSKLSYNAAMSLLYVLSKSSNKVYLTTYATPVFKTKDIPYMISPGFKMDLLSLLLRSITIFFTLYFDDAENLLFAMVRHQSITHQINDSINSISKALDMNPNLNSNVMNLKQMGFNRKVQWKDFYQFEEITDLPQVNLYSSANQQHQNQQQGQNENRGQNQNEDQGQDNESPIPYLLFNPASLENETSGTVKHISSMNHDKNYQVIAFIDFKSDSNLNLQHQLEYWPHRPQWPTQLTFTHKCKNPKYENFSEVWSGTVYLQILLRVIKQILSKVPEIPRIKSVQYFETLSKLSALRSDILAIIHPRLPLDVRRLTTFQPLSMHTDDKLLMWIHIATWANIFTQTSFKYEETSSRELRQFESLLDVSIDECDGNDVTKPTTDRLGYIRRSRGQSSVSLERTISAGSGVSTPTMALNRTKSNGSGNLMNYFFQNTAQNHFQHLRSSSSSSSITLEKTISNSSSIRTRPNSHHVASETNNNNNSANNNSNNSSNGGFSFFKWKWGGNNSSGNSNDTNAGQRDENNGASTITDDLNSYMFEEEISPGVVNNIIENNIWVGTNIRLFKIANFRKESFSFLEMTSSFFKKFKFINSDNDNYNNNEFDDNAQLRYTSRGLYR; this is translated from the coding sequence ATGGGGAATACTGACTCCAAATCCAGTTCGATCCTACTGAACCATTGCATCGCTCTGGTTCGACCGGAGGACGCGGATGCGTCCTCGCCTTCACCTACGTCCTCGCCCCCGCCCTCCCTTTCAGCTAGTGCTGACCCGTTGAGCTTAAACCTGTCAATCTTCAAACTAGAAGCTGGGCCTGAAATTGAAGCGCTGTTTGGCGACAACCCGGACGTCCCGCTGGACACCGTCTTCAACGATTTTTACTTGGACTTCATATCAGTGGATGTGCAGGACTTCAGCATTAACTctagtttcaaaaaaatcctgCACATTATCGCTAATTTGAACCCACCTAATTTCAACAACTTGATTGTCTTCCTTTCGCTTTACATTATTCTCTCCGCAAACTCCTTTCCCGCTTCCCGTACGGGACTTCCTTCTTCGCGGCTTATCAACGCCATAAAGACCCTCTCTATCCTCATACCCATTTATTTTGACCGGATCAAGTCTAGCACGCAGGACCATTACGATATTTTTTGGGCTACGCAACATGAAATTGAGGGTCTTCCCTTGCAAAACATCCCATTGGGAGAAAGACTACTGCTGGCGATCTTGAAACTGGCTTTCCAAGAGAATTTCACCACTGCAGTGACCGCCCACCCAAGCGAATTGTGGGAAATCGGCATCTTGACCAATTCCAACAAATACCACTCGCTACTGAACATACATCATCAGTGGCACCTTTTCGCCAACAGGTTGCTTCTTTTACGTCTGTTGTcagctttattttcttccgACTTGTACACGAGCGGCAATAAACAGGACATAAACATGTTTCTTGTCTACTGGTGCACTCAAATGCCCAAGGACAAAACCATTCAGTTCGCTTCCTCGCTATTGAATTGCACAATGCGGTTCGTActcaacaacaacaaagatTTCCAGAGCTTAAagaccaattttttcagctcCGACGCCACTGCAAATAATTGGCAGACGCTTTATTTCCAATTCGTCCAATCTTGCCTGCACGTCTTGAATCTTTCCATGTCGTATAAGGCTCAAGACAACGTCATCACCATTTTCCTCACTCAATTGCAGCGAGAGTACGATTTGAAATTAATTCTGTCCagtttcatcaaaatcttcaaatatCCCATCGATCTCGCCATAGAACAAGAATCGAACATTTTCAACTTCACGAACAATAAACCCGTTGATGCCAGTAGAAGGAGAGCAGTGTCGACGAGCGCCCACGATAGCAGTACGTCTCCACATGCTTCATTGCCCAATTCTTCTTCGGCGGCATATCATACCAAGTCGCAAACAAAGGCACAATTGCCAGACATTCATCCTTTGTTGATACCTATGACTATCCTCATGACAAACTTGATTGATTGCAATAAGtgctttcaaaattattttgcAGACAAGTTTGCAAATAGattcatcattttttccatttattACTTGAAGTATTATGATTATTCATCTTTATCGTCGTCTTCATCGACAATACGCTCAAATTCTTCTACCACGAGCAATGGCGCATCTAAAGATACGAGTGACGAGCGTTCTATTGTGGAGCTGAACGAAAATAGCGTTTCTCAAATCTTGTTACCTTTACTCGATCATCTTCTGTTGATTTTGACTTCCAAAAAGCTTGTTCTCTTCAAGATGTTACAGACTTTCAACCTTAATTACTATACAAATAATCTGCCAAACTTTTACAAACTCTCCAACATCAACGGCGATATTAATAATTTAACATTCAGAGATTTCACAATCATACAGTTATCAAATTTGATCTTGGACAACATTAAATTGAATCTACAACCAaatccaattttttatgaACTGATTTACAATCTGTTGCCGATTAATGACGAAATTTTGACCAGTTCTcataaaaatgatgattCGCATGACGATTTGATTCTCTTATcagcaaagaagaaatctgCATCACCAAGTGCTACCGCCTCTAGTCATACATCTTCGTCCAAACTATCCTACAATGCTGCAATGTCCCTACTTTACGTTCTTTCCAAGTCATCAAATAAGGTTTATTTGACCACTTACGCAACTCCTGTGTTCAAGACAAAAGACATACCGTATATGATATCACCAGGTTTCAAAATGGATTTATTGTCGTTATTATTAAGATCAATCACAATCTTTTTCACCTTGTATTTTGACGATGCAGAAAACCTGCTATTTGCCATGGTAAGACATCAGTCCATAACTCACCAAATAAATGACTCTATAAATTCCATTTCCAAGGCTTTAGACATGAATCCAAACTTAAATTCCAATGTCATGAACCTGAAACAAATGGGATTCAATAGGAAAGTTCAATGGAAGgatttttatcaatttgaagaaataacAGACCTGCCTCAAGTTAATCTATATTCTTCTGCGAACCAACAACATCAGAACCAGCAACAAGgtcaaaatgaaaaccGGGGccaaaatcaaaatgaGGATCAAGGTCAAGATAATGAATCGCCAATTCcttatttgcttttcaacCCTGCGTCattggaaaatgaaacatCGGGGACAGTTAAACATATTTCAAGTATGAATCATGATAAGAACTATCAAGTCATTGCATTTATTGATTTCAAGTCAGATTCTAATCTGAATTTGCAACATCAATTGGAATATTGGCCACATAGACCTCAATGGCCTACACAATTAACATTTACCCACAAATGTAAAAACCCCAAGTATGAAAACTTTAGCGAAGTTTGGTCAGGTACTGTTTATTTACAGATTCTTTTGCGTGTTATTAAACAAATTTTGTCGAAAGTTCCTGAAATTCCGAGGATCAAATCGGTGCAATATTTCGAAACTTTATCGAAACTATCGGCTCTTAGATCTGATATATTAGCTATAATTCATCCTCGGTTACCACTGGATGTTCGACGATTAACAACTTTCCAGCCTTTGTCAATGCACACCGATGATAAATTGTTAATGTGGATCCATATCGCCACATGGGCAAATATATTCACACAGACGTCATTTAAATATGAGGAAACCTCCTCGCGTGAATTGAGACAATTCGAATCGCTTTTGGATGTTAGTATTGACGAATGTGACGGTAATGATGTTACAAAGCCAACAACAGATCGTTTGGGATACATACGAAGATCAAGAGGTCAGTCTTCAGTAAGTTTAGAGAGAACAATAAGCGCTGGTTCAGGTGTAAGCACCCCAACAATGGCATTAAATAGAACAAAAAGTAATGGAAGCGGCAATTtaatgaattatttttttcagaacaCAGCACAAAATCACTTCCAGCATTTAAGAtcgtcttcgtcttcatccTCAATTACTTTGGAGAAGACTATTTCTAATAGTTCTTCAATAAGAACAAGGCCAAATTCTCATCATGTTGCTTCTGAaactaataataacaataattccgctaacaataatagtaacaaCAGTAGCAACGGTGGATTTTcgtttttcaaatggaaATGGGGTGGGAATAACAGCAGTGGTAACAGTAATGACACTAATGCTGGTCAAAGAGATGAAAATAATGGTGCGTCAACCATTACTGATGATTTGAATAGTTATAtgtttgaagaagaaataagtCCTGGCGTGGTCAACAATATAATCGAGAATAACATTTGGGTTGGAACCAATATTCGACTATTTAAGATCGCAAACTTTAGAAAGGAATCTTTTTCATTCCTGGAAATGACatcctcttttttcaagaaattcaagTTCATTAATAGCGATAATGACAActataataataacgaATTTGATGATAATGCACAGTTAAGATATACCTCTAGAGGGTTGTATAGATAG
- the DIF1 gene encoding Dif1p (Protein that regulates nuclear localization of Rnr2p and Rnr4p~similar to YLR437C) produces MDAQLEWASSLVPKRQFQQQQQQQQQQQQQDFQKDQLMTVGMRIRQRVDQGYASRTPSTSEASLQPGVIRDYSSVIVPQFTRSPLPTANSLPPMLINQRTMSTEASSLEKWDVPEPAAEHETMVNGSKRRL; encoded by the coding sequence ATGGACGCACAACTGGAATGGGCTAGCAGCCTTGTCCCAAAGAGACAGtttcaacaacaacaacaacagcagcagcagcagcagcaacaggATTTCCAAAAGGACCAGTTGATGACTGTGGGTATGCGGATCAGACAGCGGGTCGACCAGGGTTATGCCTCGAGGACGCCGAGCACGTCGGAGGCCTCGCTACAGCCGGGCGTCATTAGAGATTACTCGAGCGTTATTGTTCCGCAGTTTACAAGGTCGCCCTTGCCCACTGCAAACTCGCTACCACCTATGCTGATAAACCAGAGAACCATGTCGACCGAGGCATCCTCGCTCGAGAAATGGGACGTCCCGGAACCTGCCGCGGAGCACGAAACAATGGTTAACGGGTCCAAGAGAAGACTTTGA
- the CNA1 gene encoding calcineurin catalytic subunit A (Calcineurin A~similar to YLR433C): MSKDLNSSRIKVIKPNDSYIKVEQKKDLTKYELENGKVISTKDRPIASVPAITGKIPSDEEVFDPKTGLPNHSFLREHFFHEGRLSKEQAIKILNMSTVALSKEPNLLKLKAPITICGDIHGQYYDLLKLFEVGGDPAKIDYLFLGDYVDRGAFSFECLIYLYSLKLNNLGRFWMLRGNHECKHLTSYFTFKNEMLHKYDMEVYDACCRSFNVLPLAALMNGQYFCVHGGISPELKSVEDVNKVNRFREIPSRGLMCDLLWADPIEEYDDARDGSEFDPSEDEFVPNSLRGCSFAFTFKASCKFLKANGLLSIIRAHEAQDAGYRMYKNNKVTGFPSLITMFSAPNYLDTYHNKAAVLKYEENVMNIRQFHMSPHPYWLPDFMDVFTWSLPFVGEKVTSMLVSILNICSEEELDPESEPQTAEESVEANRDATRKISAPPGEKTSSAILEDETRRKALRNKILAIAKVSRMFSVLREESEKVEYLKTMNAGILPRGALARGTEGLNETLSTFERARKNDLINEKLPPSLSEVEQEKIKYYEKILKRAEKKSQL; this comes from the coding sequence ATGTCGAAAGACTTGAATTCTTCACGCATCAAAGTCATTAAACCTAATGATTCTTACATAAAAGTTgaacagaaaaaagatttaaCAAAGTATGAATTAGAAAACGGTAAAGTAATTTCCACGAAGGACCGTCCCATCGCTTCTGTACCTGCCATAACTGGGAAGATACCAAGTGATGAGGAAGTATTCGACCCCAAGACAGGATTACCTAATCATTCCTTTTTAAGAGAACATTTCTTTCATGAAGGTCGACTTTCTAAGGAACAGGCCATAAAAATCTTAAATATGTCAACTGTAGCATTGAGTAAAGAACCCAATCTACTAAAACTCAAAGCCCCAATTACTATTTGTGGCGACATTCACGGTCAGTATTACGATTTATTGAAACTGTTTGAAGTCGGTGGTGACCCCGCCAAAATCGATTATCTATTCTTGGGGGATTATGTTGATAGAGGCgcgttttcttttgaatgtttaatttatttatattccTTGAAGTTGAATAATTTAGGGAGATTTTGGATGCTAAGAGGTAACCATGAGTGTAAGCACTTGACGTCTTATTTTACTTTTAAGAATGAGATGTTGCACAAATACGACATGGAAGTTTACGATGCCTGCTGCAGATCATTCAATGTCTTACCATTAGCAGCTTTAATGAACGGACAATATTTTTGTGTACATGGTGGTATCTCTCCAGAATTAAAATCGGTAGAGGATGTTAATAAAGTCAATAGGTTCCGAGAAATCCCATCTCGTGGTCTCATGTGTGACTTACTGTGGGCTGATCCTATTGAGGAATATGATGATGCAAGAGACGGTAGTGAATTTGATCCGAGCGAGGATGAATTCGTACCCAATAGTTTGAGGGGCTGTTCCTTCGCCTTCACTTTCAAGGCGTCATGCAAGTTTCTGAAAGCAAATGGTCTACTATCTATTATCAGAGCACACGAAGCACAAGATGCAGGGTATAGAATGTATAAAAACAACAAAGTAACAGGATTTCCAAGTTTAATAACAATGTTTAGTGCTCCAAACTATCTGGATACCTACCACAATAAAGCTGCTGTGCtaaaatatgaagaaaacgtcATGAATATAAGGCAGTTCCACATGTCTCCGCACCCTTATTGGTTACCTGATTTTATGGATGTTTTCACCTGGTCGTTACCTTTTGTTGGCGAAAAAGTTACTAGCATGCTAGTATCTATATTAAACATATGTagtgaagaagaacttgACCCAGAATCAGAACCACAAACTGCAGAGGAGAGTGTTGAGGCAAACAGAGACGCAACTAGGAAAATTAGCGCCCCACCTGGTGAAAAGACGTCATCAGCAATATTAGAAGATGAGACTCGAAGAAAGGCTTTGAGAAATAAGATATTGGCCATTGCTAAAGTTTCAAGAATGTTTTCGGTGCTAAGGGAAGAGAGCGAAAAAGTGGAATATCTGAAAACCATGAATGCTGGTATCTTACCTCGTGGTGCTCTAGCCCGTGGGACTGAAGGTCTGAATGAAACGCTAAGCACTTTTGAAAGGGCTAGAAAAAATGACcttattaatgaaaaattaccaCCGTCTTTATCAGAGGTTGAACAAGAGAAGATTAAATATTacgaaaaaatattaaaaagagCGGAGAAAAAGTCACAGCTGTAA
- the CAR2 gene encoding ornithine-oxo-acid transaminase (L-ornithine transaminase (OTAse)~similar to YLR438W), with protein MSYCNNKYHKTPQQHRTTTLMSEATLSSKQTIEWENKYSAHNYHPLPVVFHKAKGAHVWDPEGKQYLDFLSAYSAVNQGHCHPHIIKALTDQAQILTLSSRAFHNDVYAQFAKFVTEFFGFETVLPMNTGAEAVETALKLARRWGYMKKNIPQDKAIILGAEGNFHGRTFGAISLSTDYEDSKLHFGPFVPNVASGHSVHQIRYGHAEDFVPILESPEGKNVAAIILEPIQGEAGIVVPPADYFPKVSALCRKHNVLLIIDEIQTGIGRTGELLCYDHYKTECKPDIVLLGKALSGGVLPVSCVLSSHDIMSCFTPGSHGSTFGGNPLASRVAIAALEVIRDEKLCQRAAQLGGSFIAQLKALQAKSNGIISEVRGMGLLTAIVIDPSKANGKTAWDLCLLMKDHGLLAKPTHDHIIRLAPPLVISEEDLQTGVETMAKCINLL; from the coding sequence ATGTCTTACTGTAACAATAAATACCACAAGACACCACAGCAGCACAGAACCACAACACTAATGTCCGAAGCTACCCTCTCCTCCAAGCAAACCATCGAATGGGAAAACAAATACTCCGCCCACAACTACCACCCCTTGCCCGTAGTTTTTCACAAGGCAAAGGGAGCACATGTGTGGGACCCGGAGGGTAAGCAGTACCTGGACTTCCTCAGCGCTTATTCTGCCGTGAACCAGGGCCATTGCCATCCTCACATTATCAAGGCTTTGACGGATCAAGCACAGATACTAACACTGTCCTCCAGAGCGTTCCACAACGACGTTTACGCGCAATTCGCCAAATTCGTCACCGAATTCTTCGGGTTCGAAACCGTTTTGCCTATGAACACCGGTGCAGAGGCCGTTGAAACTGCTCTGAAGTTGGCCAGAAGATGGGGTTacatgaagaaaaacatcCCTCAGGATAAAGCCATTATCCTGGGCGCTGAGGGTAACTTCCATGGGAGAACCTTCGGTGCCATCAGTTTGAGTACCGACTACGAGGACTCCAAGTTGCATTTTGGGCCTTTCGTGCCCAACGTTGCCAGTGGTCACTCCGTGCACCAGATCAGATACGGCCACGCAGAGGATTTCGTCCCTATCTTGGAATCCCCTGAAGGTAAGAACGTTGCCGCCATTATTTTAGAACCAATTCAAGGTGAAGCCGGTATTGTCGTGCCTCCCGCAGACTACTTCCCAAAGGTCTCCGCATTATGCCGTAAGCATAACGTCCTATTGATCATTGACGAAATTCAAACCGGTATCGGTAGAACCGGTGAGTTGCTCTGCTACGATCACTACAAGACTGAGTGTAAGCCCGACATCGTCCTGTTGGGTAAGGCTCTCTCAGGTGGTGTCCTCCCCGTCTCGTGTGTCCTGTCCTCTCATGACATCATGTCTTGCTTCACCCCGGGATCTCACGGCTCTACTTTCGGCGGTAATCCTTTGGCTTCTCGCGTTGCCATTGCTGCCCTCGAGGTCATCCGCGACGAAAAGCTGTGCCAAAGAGCCGCCCAACTGGGCGGCTCTTTTATCGCCCAGTTGAAAGCACTCCAAGCCAAGTCTAACGGTATCATCTCCGAAGTGCGTGGTATGGGACTGCTTACCGCCATCGTCATCGATCCATCGAAAGCCAACGGTAAGACCGCTTGGGACTTGTGTCTATTGATGAAGGACCACGGCCTCTTGGCTAAGCCCACACACGATCACATCATCAGATTAGCCCCTCCTTTGGTCATCTCTGAAGAGGACTTGCAAACCGGTGTCGAAACCATGGCCAAGTGTATCAATCtgttataa